The Oryzias latipes chromosome 4, ASM223467v1 genome includes a window with the following:
- the cep63 gene encoding centrosomal protein of 63 kDa isoform X1 produces MEAPLESTNNRDLNSVLSACEPELQELMRQIDLMISHQKREWEAEVRALDMRLKSTEEELLASRATIERRELEIGLLHKQLEDVQVCPQDVVSKYEQQLQKVSEELDKLKRSYHKLQRKQLRQTSGGASRDLSQENPQHPLDREQQRDQHQSQLTEMEALNRSLAQELLQMKAQPASRQHWQCCVELQRLQAELRRPPPGPLPCTPDAVGQPESSGWTLREQQQLSEEQEDLHIQESFVQRENQRLQNEAAKLNQMLRAKDQVIRSLEDCLSAQGLAGVENLRGDLEKSAVQLQCSRACEAHLKAELKRTRERLQAVSRGRADRSETEQEVAGLKAQVDSSVAEMKKLREELELARQTHAAEVEGMRAEVAKMTGELHQRDLRIATLSGERAELRMTWTQLETLQKENQHLRDLLQRRQPSSPKRGEAPAASLGEKHTASRGRPEEEDGQSEQTDPRHHASEQTCLAAPARLQIDTQAVRAEAPECTTHREGEIQRLFKELHALSMSPREQHCSQDQDYRPPASSSSSSSSSSSTSAGLTRRISIPSSSPGEFVEDRQSISPGNCLSSASRERRTLSPTSEELSSHGTLSHFLEEESFRSKELLQRLDAHILGMREINHRTVSKYVDRGVRPEWEQTSSERTPV; encoded by the exons ATGGAGGCTCCGCTGGAATCCACGAACAATCGCGATCTAAA CTCCGTGCTGTCTGCATGTGagccagagctgcaggagttgaTGAGGCAGATCGACCTCATGATCAGCCATCAGAAGAGGGAGTGGGAGGCGGAGGTCCGGGCTTTGGACATGCGGCTGAAGAGCACAGAGGAGGAGCTCCTCGCCTCCAGGGCCACCATTGAACGCAGAGAACTGGAG ATCGGATTACTCCACAAACAGCTGGAAGACGTTCAGGTTTGCCCCCAAGATGTAGTCTCTAAAtatgagcagcagctgcagaaagtcAGTGAGGAG TTGGATAAACTAAAGAGAAGTTACCACAAACTTCAGCGTAAACAGCTCAGGCAGACGAGCGGCGGAGCTTCCAGAGATCTTTCACAG GAGAATCCTCAACACCCCCTGGACCGGGAGCAGCAGCGGGACCAGCATCAAAGCCAGCTGACAGAGATGGAGGCCCTGAACCGGAGCCTGGCCCAAGAGCTGCTTCAGATGAAG GCCCAGCCGGCATCACGGCAGCACTGGCAGTGCTGTGTGGAGCTGCAGCGTCTGCAAGCTGAGCTGCGGAGACCGCCGCCCGGCCCCCTCCCATGCACTCCGGACGCCGTCGGACAGCCTGAGTCGTCGGGGTGGACCCTGAGAGAGCAGCAG cagcTCTCAGAGGAACAGGAAGATCTCCACATCCAGGAGTCATTTGTGCAAAGAGAGAACCAGAGgcttcaaaatgaagctgctaaACTCAACCAAATGCTTCGAGCTAAAGATCAGGTCATTCG CTCTCTGGAGGACTGCCTGTCGGCTCAGGGCCTGGCTGGAGTGGAAAACCTCAGAGGAGATCTGGAGAAGTCTGCAGTCCAGCTGCAGTGTTCCCGGGCCTGCGAGGCTCACCTCAAGGCGGAGCTTAAACGCACCAGAGAGAG GCTGCAGGCTGTGAGCAGAGGCAGAGCTGATCGCTCAGAGACGGAGCAGGAAGTGGCCGGCCTCAAAGCACAGGTTGACTCTTCAGTTGCTGAAATGAAAAAG CTGAGGGAGGAGCTTGAACTGGCCAGGCAGACCCACGCCGCTGAGGTTGAGGGGATGAGGGCGGAGGTTGCAAAGATGACCGGCGAGCTGCACCAGCGTGATCTGAGGATCGCCACGCTGAGCGGGGAGCGAGCAGAGCTCAGA ATGACTTGGACCCAGCTGGAGACTCTGCAGAAGGAGAACCAGCATCTTCGTGACCTGCTGCAGAGACGGCAGCCTTCTTCACCAAAG AGGGGAGAGGCCCCAGCAGCTTCACTGGGGGAGAAGCACACGGCCTCCAGAGGCAGGCCTGAAGAGGAGGATGGACAGTCGGAACAAACGGACCCTCGGCATCATGCCTCGGAGCAGACGTGCTTGGCTGCTCCTGCCAG GCTTCAGATAGACACGCAGGCCGTGAGAGCCGAGGCCCCAGAATGCACCACTCACCGTGAGGGGGAGATCCAGAGGCTTTTTAAAGAGCTGCATGCTTTATCTATGTCCCCCAGAGAGCAGCACTGCAGCCAGGACCAAGACTACAGGCCTcctgcttcctcctcctcctcctcctcctcctccagcagcaCCAGTGCTGGACTGACTAGAAGAATCTCAATCCCGTCATCAAGTCCTGGTGAATTTGTTGAAGACAGGCAAAGCATAAGTCCTGGAAACTGTCTAAGCTCAGCATCTAGAGAAAGAAGAACTCTGTCTCCTACTTCAGAG GAGCTTTCGTCACACGGCACACTGTCACATTTCCTGGAGGAGGAGAGCTTCAGGTCcaaggagctgctgcagaggcTGGACGCCCACATCCTGGGAATGAGGGAGATCAACCACAGAACCGTGTCCAAGTACGTGGACCGTGGCGTCAGGCCGGAGTGGGAGCAGACGTCCAGCGAGCGGACCCCTGTCTAA
- the cep63 gene encoding centrosomal protein of 63 kDa isoform X3 → MEAPLESTNNRDLNSVLSACEPELQELMRQIDLMISHQKREWEAEVRALDMRLKSTEEELLASRATIERRELEIGLLHKQLEDVQVCPQDVVSKYEQQLQKVSEELDKLKRSYHKLQRKQLRQTSGGASRDLSQENPQHPLDREQQRDQHQSQLTEMEALNRSLAQELLQMKAQPASRQHWQCCVELQRLQAELRRPPPGPLPCTPDAVGQPESSGWTLREQQQLSEEQEDLHIQESFVQRENQRLQNEAAKLNQMLRAKDQVIRSLEDCLSAQGLAGVENLRGDLEKSAVQLQCSRACEAHLKAELKRTRERLQAVSRGRADRSETEQEVAGLKAQVDSSVAEMKKLREELELARQTHAAEVEGMRAEVAKMTGELHQRDLRIATLSGERAELRMTWTQLETLQKENQHLRDLLQRRQPSSPKRGEAPAASLGEKHTASRGRPEEEDGQSEQTDPRHHASEQTCLAAPAREQHCSQDQDYRPPASSSSSSSSSSSTSAGLTRRISIPSSSPGEFVEDRQSISPGNCLSSASRERRTLSPTSEELSSHGTLSHFLEEESFRSKELLQRLDAHILGMREINHRTVSKYVDRGVRPEWEQTSSERTPV, encoded by the exons ATGGAGGCTCCGCTGGAATCCACGAACAATCGCGATCTAAA CTCCGTGCTGTCTGCATGTGagccagagctgcaggagttgaTGAGGCAGATCGACCTCATGATCAGCCATCAGAAGAGGGAGTGGGAGGCGGAGGTCCGGGCTTTGGACATGCGGCTGAAGAGCACAGAGGAGGAGCTCCTCGCCTCCAGGGCCACCATTGAACGCAGAGAACTGGAG ATCGGATTACTCCACAAACAGCTGGAAGACGTTCAGGTTTGCCCCCAAGATGTAGTCTCTAAAtatgagcagcagctgcagaaagtcAGTGAGGAG TTGGATAAACTAAAGAGAAGTTACCACAAACTTCAGCGTAAACAGCTCAGGCAGACGAGCGGCGGAGCTTCCAGAGATCTTTCACAG GAGAATCCTCAACACCCCCTGGACCGGGAGCAGCAGCGGGACCAGCATCAAAGCCAGCTGACAGAGATGGAGGCCCTGAACCGGAGCCTGGCCCAAGAGCTGCTTCAGATGAAG GCCCAGCCGGCATCACGGCAGCACTGGCAGTGCTGTGTGGAGCTGCAGCGTCTGCAAGCTGAGCTGCGGAGACCGCCGCCCGGCCCCCTCCCATGCACTCCGGACGCCGTCGGACAGCCTGAGTCGTCGGGGTGGACCCTGAGAGAGCAGCAG cagcTCTCAGAGGAACAGGAAGATCTCCACATCCAGGAGTCATTTGTGCAAAGAGAGAACCAGAGgcttcaaaatgaagctgctaaACTCAACCAAATGCTTCGAGCTAAAGATCAGGTCATTCG CTCTCTGGAGGACTGCCTGTCGGCTCAGGGCCTGGCTGGAGTGGAAAACCTCAGAGGAGATCTGGAGAAGTCTGCAGTCCAGCTGCAGTGTTCCCGGGCCTGCGAGGCTCACCTCAAGGCGGAGCTTAAACGCACCAGAGAGAG GCTGCAGGCTGTGAGCAGAGGCAGAGCTGATCGCTCAGAGACGGAGCAGGAAGTGGCCGGCCTCAAAGCACAGGTTGACTCTTCAGTTGCTGAAATGAAAAAG CTGAGGGAGGAGCTTGAACTGGCCAGGCAGACCCACGCCGCTGAGGTTGAGGGGATGAGGGCGGAGGTTGCAAAGATGACCGGCGAGCTGCACCAGCGTGATCTGAGGATCGCCACGCTGAGCGGGGAGCGAGCAGAGCTCAGA ATGACTTGGACCCAGCTGGAGACTCTGCAGAAGGAGAACCAGCATCTTCGTGACCTGCTGCAGAGACGGCAGCCTTCTTCACCAAAG AGGGGAGAGGCCCCAGCAGCTTCACTGGGGGAGAAGCACACGGCCTCCAGAGGCAGGCCTGAAGAGGAGGATGGACAGTCGGAACAAACGGACCCTCGGCATCATGCCTCGGAGCAGACGTGCTTGGCTGCTCCTGCCAG AGAGCAGCACTGCAGCCAGGACCAAGACTACAGGCCTcctgcttcctcctcctcctcctcctcctcctccagcagcaCCAGTGCTGGACTGACTAGAAGAATCTCAATCCCGTCATCAAGTCCTGGTGAATTTGTTGAAGACAGGCAAAGCATAAGTCCTGGAAACTGTCTAAGCTCAGCATCTAGAGAAAGAAGAACTCTGTCTCCTACTTCAGAG GAGCTTTCGTCACACGGCACACTGTCACATTTCCTGGAGGAGGAGAGCTTCAGGTCcaaggagctgctgcagaggcTGGACGCCCACATCCTGGGAATGAGGGAGATCAACCACAGAACCGTGTCCAAGTACGTGGACCGTGGCGTCAGGCCGGAGTGGGAGCAGACGTCCAGCGAGCGGACCCCTGTCTAA
- the cep63 gene encoding centrosomal protein of 63 kDa isoform X2 produces MEAPLESTNNRDLNSVLSACEPELQELMRQIDLMISHQKREWEAEVRALDMRLKSTEEELLASRATIERRELEIGLLHKQLEDVQVCPQDVVSKYEQQLQKVSEELDKLKRSYHKLQRKQLRQTSGGASRDLSQENPQHPLDREQQRDQHQSQLTEMEALNRSLAQELLQMKAQPASRQHWQCCVELQRLQAELRRPPPGPLPCTPDAVGQPESSGWTLREQQLSEEQEDLHIQESFVQRENQRLQNEAAKLNQMLRAKDQVIRSLEDCLSAQGLAGVENLRGDLEKSAVQLQCSRACEAHLKAELKRTRERLQAVSRGRADRSETEQEVAGLKAQVDSSVAEMKKLREELELARQTHAAEVEGMRAEVAKMTGELHQRDLRIATLSGERAELRMTWTQLETLQKENQHLRDLLQRRQPSSPKRGEAPAASLGEKHTASRGRPEEEDGQSEQTDPRHHASEQTCLAAPARLQIDTQAVRAEAPECTTHREGEIQRLFKELHALSMSPREQHCSQDQDYRPPASSSSSSSSSSSTSAGLTRRISIPSSSPGEFVEDRQSISPGNCLSSASRERRTLSPTSEELSSHGTLSHFLEEESFRSKELLQRLDAHILGMREINHRTVSKYVDRGVRPEWEQTSSERTPV; encoded by the exons ATGGAGGCTCCGCTGGAATCCACGAACAATCGCGATCTAAA CTCCGTGCTGTCTGCATGTGagccagagctgcaggagttgaTGAGGCAGATCGACCTCATGATCAGCCATCAGAAGAGGGAGTGGGAGGCGGAGGTCCGGGCTTTGGACATGCGGCTGAAGAGCACAGAGGAGGAGCTCCTCGCCTCCAGGGCCACCATTGAACGCAGAGAACTGGAG ATCGGATTACTCCACAAACAGCTGGAAGACGTTCAGGTTTGCCCCCAAGATGTAGTCTCTAAAtatgagcagcagctgcagaaagtcAGTGAGGAG TTGGATAAACTAAAGAGAAGTTACCACAAACTTCAGCGTAAACAGCTCAGGCAGACGAGCGGCGGAGCTTCCAGAGATCTTTCACAG GAGAATCCTCAACACCCCCTGGACCGGGAGCAGCAGCGGGACCAGCATCAAAGCCAGCTGACAGAGATGGAGGCCCTGAACCGGAGCCTGGCCCAAGAGCTGCTTCAGATGAAG GCCCAGCCGGCATCACGGCAGCACTGGCAGTGCTGTGTGGAGCTGCAGCGTCTGCAAGCTGAGCTGCGGAGACCGCCGCCCGGCCCCCTCCCATGCACTCCGGACGCCGTCGGACAGCCTGAGTCGTCGGGGTGGACCCTGAGAGAGCAGCAG cTCTCAGAGGAACAGGAAGATCTCCACATCCAGGAGTCATTTGTGCAAAGAGAGAACCAGAGgcttcaaaatgaagctgctaaACTCAACCAAATGCTTCGAGCTAAAGATCAGGTCATTCG CTCTCTGGAGGACTGCCTGTCGGCTCAGGGCCTGGCTGGAGTGGAAAACCTCAGAGGAGATCTGGAGAAGTCTGCAGTCCAGCTGCAGTGTTCCCGGGCCTGCGAGGCTCACCTCAAGGCGGAGCTTAAACGCACCAGAGAGAG GCTGCAGGCTGTGAGCAGAGGCAGAGCTGATCGCTCAGAGACGGAGCAGGAAGTGGCCGGCCTCAAAGCACAGGTTGACTCTTCAGTTGCTGAAATGAAAAAG CTGAGGGAGGAGCTTGAACTGGCCAGGCAGACCCACGCCGCTGAGGTTGAGGGGATGAGGGCGGAGGTTGCAAAGATGACCGGCGAGCTGCACCAGCGTGATCTGAGGATCGCCACGCTGAGCGGGGAGCGAGCAGAGCTCAGA ATGACTTGGACCCAGCTGGAGACTCTGCAGAAGGAGAACCAGCATCTTCGTGACCTGCTGCAGAGACGGCAGCCTTCTTCACCAAAG AGGGGAGAGGCCCCAGCAGCTTCACTGGGGGAGAAGCACACGGCCTCCAGAGGCAGGCCTGAAGAGGAGGATGGACAGTCGGAACAAACGGACCCTCGGCATCATGCCTCGGAGCAGACGTGCTTGGCTGCTCCTGCCAG GCTTCAGATAGACACGCAGGCCGTGAGAGCCGAGGCCCCAGAATGCACCACTCACCGTGAGGGGGAGATCCAGAGGCTTTTTAAAGAGCTGCATGCTTTATCTATGTCCCCCAGAGAGCAGCACTGCAGCCAGGACCAAGACTACAGGCCTcctgcttcctcctcctcctcctcctcctcctccagcagcaCCAGTGCTGGACTGACTAGAAGAATCTCAATCCCGTCATCAAGTCCTGGTGAATTTGTTGAAGACAGGCAAAGCATAAGTCCTGGAAACTGTCTAAGCTCAGCATCTAGAGAAAGAAGAACTCTGTCTCCTACTTCAGAG GAGCTTTCGTCACACGGCACACTGTCACATTTCCTGGAGGAGGAGAGCTTCAGGTCcaaggagctgctgcagaggcTGGACGCCCACATCCTGGGAATGAGGGAGATCAACCACAGAACCGTGTCCAAGTACGTGGACCGTGGCGTCAGGCCGGAGTGGGAGCAGACGTCCAGCGAGCGGACCCCTGTCTAA